The following coding sequences are from one Negativicoccus succinicivorans window:
- a CDS encoding NAD(P)/FAD-dependent oxidoreductase produces MMYDVLIIGGGPAGLNAAMYAARKELKVGVIAELIGGQMTLTKDIDNYLGFPDIEAYELIQKMTDHAKKYPIDWITGRVDQLTRDEDGNYSAVTSDGETYRGQSAIIATGQRSRTLGIPGEEALTARGVSYCATCDGPFYRNKRVAIVGGGDSAVEAAIEMARIASEVHILIRSRLRATELLISKMQATGKVKEWHHYIPLEVIGDKKVSALKLKNTDTDEVAELPLDGVFVEIGGEPNTGFVPQELALSDNREVKVERDTSTNLPGLFAAGDNTDYPHRQVVIAAADGAKAALAAHDYLLHKA; encoded by the coding sequence ATGATGTACGACGTATTAATTATCGGCGGCGGTCCGGCTGGTTTGAACGCAGCGATGTATGCGGCGCGTAAAGAATTGAAAGTCGGCGTGATCGCGGAACTGATCGGCGGTCAGATGACGCTCACCAAAGACATCGACAACTACCTCGGCTTTCCGGACATCGAGGCGTATGAGCTGATTCAAAAAATGACGGATCACGCGAAAAAATATCCGATTGATTGGATCACGGGGCGCGTGGATCAATTAACGCGCGATGAAGACGGGAATTACAGCGCCGTTACTTCCGATGGCGAAACCTATCGCGGCCAATCCGCTATTATCGCCACGGGACAACGCAGCCGCACGCTCGGCATTCCGGGCGAAGAGGCCTTGACCGCGCGCGGCGTAAGCTATTGCGCGACCTGTGACGGTCCTTTTTATCGCAACAAACGAGTCGCGATTGTCGGCGGCGGGGACAGCGCCGTCGAGGCGGCGATTGAAATGGCGCGGATCGCTTCCGAAGTGCATATTTTGATTCGCAGTCGGTTGCGCGCGACAGAGCTTTTAATTTCCAAAATGCAGGCTACGGGCAAGGTCAAAGAATGGCATCACTACATTCCCTTGGAGGTTATCGGCGATAAAAAAGTATCCGCGCTGAAGTTGAAAAATACGGATACCGACGAAGTTGCGGAATTGCCGCTGGACGGTGTCTTTGTCGAAATCGGCGGCGAACCGAACACCGGTTTCGTGCCGCAGGAGTTGGCATTAAGCGACAATCGCGAAGTGAAAGTGGAACGTGACACGTCGACCAACTTACCGGGGCTTTTTGCCGCCGGCGACAACACGGATTATCCGCATCGCCAAGTCGTGATCGCGGCCGCTGACGGGGCGAAAGCCGCGTTGGCAGCGCACGATTACCTGCTGCATAAGGCGTAA
- the nth gene encoding endonuclease III: MRVTKAIREEQLAILEATYKDRKTALHYNSPFELLVAVVLSAQCTDERVNRITARIFPRLNTPAKMGQLTQAELEEEIRDCGLFRSKAQHLLATCTRLLEEYHGEVPRTKKELMTLPGVGQKTANVLVSILYDEPAIAVDTHVFRVANRLGLGRGKDVTAVERKLERNIPREKWSQAHHWLIWHGRLVCKARRPLCASCPLRHVCPIGVRQESADSV; encoded by the coding sequence ATGCGCGTTACGAAGGCGATTCGCGAAGAGCAGTTGGCGATTTTGGAAGCGACGTATAAAGATCGTAAGACGGCGCTTCATTACAACTCGCCCTTTGAGCTGTTGGTCGCTGTCGTTTTATCCGCGCAGTGCACCGACGAGCGTGTGAATAGAATTACCGCGCGGATTTTTCCGCGGCTCAATACGCCGGCGAAGATGGGACAACTCACACAGGCGGAACTGGAAGAAGAAATTCGCGATTGCGGTCTCTTTCGTAGCAAGGCGCAACATTTATTAGCTACTTGCACGCGACTTTTGGAAGAGTATCACGGGGAAGTTCCGCGGACAAAAAAAGAGCTCATGACGTTGCCGGGGGTCGGACAAAAAACGGCGAATGTGCTGGTGAGTATTCTCTATGACGAGCCGGCGATTGCCGTTGACACGCATGTTTTTCGCGTCGCCAATCGGTTAGGATTGGGGCGGGGCAAAGACGTCACCGCCGTCGAACGCAAACTGGAGCGCAATATACCTCGCGAAAAATGGTCGCAAGCGCACCATTGGCTCATTTGGCACGGACGGCTTGTCTGTAAAGCGCGTCGGCCGTTATGCGCAAGTTGTCCGCTGCGCCATGTTTGCCCGATCGGTGTTCGACAAGAATCTGCCGATTCGGTATAA
- a CDS encoding lipase family protein produces MGRMHAYVLAVVLLLGIGPQAWAHDAVMLSPFPADEVSIVAPNSRSAEMMSKAGVNSNEVLLAAYASLAAYQSEWSGLPVSTLQKTGWQVIPGDTGQERFIIASQEIKGHPYYVVAISGTERKVDLKANLRDDMVTIPQYPEISVHQGYWEAAQRLSEMPQIREAVASTNDGGRVIFTGHSLGGGVATLIGLQKVSEDAGNLAQMRVITFAAPDFVNSFGSRAIGQYPAVNFRMEADLIPRLFRLVNYRYRSNPNSITWSLHTPSQGIPHTMIGFLDEAFYQAAWTFSANLPTSGPVDIYVAAPALTTDMGLAPRIIQAYRNTAIYAAVLPETQRIARDYRELELSDALTTARARGAKYLLWLPLSIYPERESTNRNYGMALTEQWWDVDKEELLTWESVAFRSGGYTIFAKLADYLVGKEQIPAESDFLSRN; encoded by the coding sequence ATGGGAAGAATGCATGCATACGTTTTAGCAGTTGTTTTGTTACTTGGGATCGGACCGCAGGCATGGGCCCATGACGCGGTGATGCTTTCGCCTTTTCCCGCGGATGAAGTTTCCATCGTGGCGCCGAACTCGCGCAGCGCGGAAATGATGAGCAAAGCGGGAGTCAACAGCAATGAGGTGTTGCTGGCGGCCTACGCGTCATTGGCGGCGTACCAATCGGAGTGGAGCGGTTTGCCCGTTTCCACGTTGCAAAAAACCGGTTGGCAAGTCATCCCCGGTGACACAGGACAGGAACGTTTCATTATTGCTTCGCAAGAGATTAAAGGTCATCCCTACTACGTAGTGGCCATTTCCGGAACGGAGCGAAAAGTCGATCTCAAGGCCAATCTGCGCGATGACATGGTCACGATTCCGCAATATCCTGAGATTTCCGTGCATCAGGGGTATTGGGAGGCCGCGCAACGTTTGTCGGAGATGCCGCAAATCAGGGAAGCCGTGGCGAGCACGAACGACGGCGGTCGCGTTATTTTCACCGGGCACAGTCTCGGCGGCGGAGTGGCCACTTTGATCGGTTTGCAAAAAGTAAGCGAGGACGCTGGAAATCTCGCGCAAATGCGGGTCATTACGTTTGCCGCGCCGGATTTTGTCAACTCTTTCGGCAGCCGCGCGATCGGTCAGTATCCGGCGGTCAATTTTCGCATGGAAGCGGATTTGATTCCGCGTCTGTTTCGTTTGGTGAATTATCGCTATCGCAGCAATCCCAACTCGATCACTTGGAGTTTGCATACGCCGTCGCAAGGCATACCGCACACGATGATCGGTTTCTTGGACGAGGCGTTTTACCAGGCGGCGTGGACCTTTTCCGCGAACCTGCCGACATCGGGACCGGTCGATATCTATGTAGCCGCGCCCGCGTTGACAACGGACATGGGACTTGCGCCGCGCATCATCCAAGCGTATCGCAATACCGCCATTTATGCGGCGGTCTTACCGGAAACGCAACGCATCGCGCGCGATTACCGAGAATTGGAACTGTCCGACGCATTGACGACGGCGCGCGCGCGAGGCGCCAAATATTTACTGTGGTTGCCGCTTTCTATTTATCCCGAACGGGAAAGCACCAATCGCAATTATGGTATGGCGCTCACTGAGCAGTGGTGGGACGTCGATAAAGAAGAACTGCTCACGTGGGAAAGCGTAGCGTTTCGTTCGGGCGGATACACGATTTTCGCTAAGTTAGCGGATTATTTGGTAGGGAAAGAGCAAATTCCTGCCGAGAGCGATTTCCTGTCGCGAAACTAA
- a CDS encoding PSP1 domain-containing protein produces MPTVVGVRFKQAGKIYYFDPQKLNVVPDDEIIVETAWGKEYGRIVIGPRNVREEEIAAPLKPVLRLATPQDLKQVQQNKERQARAFVICKEKIKRHGLPMKLINVEYAFDMNKIVFFFTADGRVDFRELVRDLASVFHTRIELRQVGVRDEAKELNGIGPCGREYCCAAWLEEFSSVSIRMAKNQGLSLNPTKVSGACGRLMCCLRYENDMYKKGGELCKTCSCPHKKQKQPAAPRVGKNVDTPEGRGKVQRVNANKRTVSVQMENQRRTEWSWDEVREVRG; encoded by the coding sequence ATGCCAACCGTAGTAGGAGTACGTTTTAAGCAGGCCGGCAAAATCTATTATTTTGATCCGCAGAAACTGAATGTAGTTCCCGATGACGAAATTATTGTGGAAACGGCCTGGGGAAAAGAATATGGACGCATTGTCATCGGTCCGCGCAACGTGCGGGAGGAAGAGATCGCCGCGCCGTTGAAACCGGTACTGCGTTTAGCGACCCCGCAGGATTTGAAGCAGGTACAACAAAATAAAGAACGGCAGGCGCGTGCGTTTGTCATCTGCAAAGAGAAAATCAAGCGTCACGGTTTGCCGATGAAGCTGATTAATGTCGAATACGCGTTCGATATGAATAAAATCGTTTTCTTTTTCACCGCTGACGGGCGCGTCGATTTCCGTGAATTGGTACGCGACTTGGCGTCCGTTTTCCATACGCGCATCGAGCTGCGGCAAGTCGGCGTGCGCGACGAGGCGAAAGAGCTGAACGGCATCGGACCTTGCGGTCGGGAATATTGCTGCGCGGCATGGCTCGAAGAATTTTCTTCGGTGTCCATTCGCATGGCGAAAAATCAAGGACTCTCGCTCAATCCGACGAAAGTGTCCGGCGCGTGCGGCCGCCTGATGTGCTGTTTGCGTTACGAAAACGACATGTATAAAAAAGGCGGCGAACTGTGCAAGACCTGCAGCTGCCCGCATAAGAAACAAAAGCAGCCGGCGGCACCGCGCGTCGGTAAGAATGTCGACACGCCGGAAGGCCGCGGGAAAGTGCAGCGGGTCAACGCGAACAAACGCACGGTCAGCGTGCAGATGGAGAATCAGCGTCGGACCGAGTGGAGTTGGGACGAGGTGCGAGAGGTTCGTGGCTAG
- a CDS encoding tRNA1(Val) (adenine(37)-N6)-methyltransferase has protein sequence MASTDFILRPGERLDDLIRDDMKIIQRSDEFCFSLDSVLLAQFASLKKADRVWDLGTGTGVLALLLTSRGARDITAVELNPVLADIACRNVVGNGRAAQIKVREADYRRHRELFPANSADLVICNPPYRALGGGDRSQLTGVAAARHETTATKQDVIAAAAYLLRYGGRFALVQRADRTAEWCAALEAAKLAVKRLQFVHSRQGLPAKLVLLEARMNGRADCTVLPPLFVHDDHGDYTPDILRLYGKEVAD, from the coding sequence GTGGCTAGCACCGACTTCATACTGCGCCCGGGCGAACGGCTGGACGATTTGATTCGTGACGACATGAAGATTATCCAACGTTCGGATGAATTTTGTTTTTCGCTGGACTCGGTTCTTTTGGCGCAATTCGCGAGCCTCAAAAAGGCCGATCGCGTTTGGGATCTGGGCACGGGCACGGGGGTGCTCGCGCTCTTGCTCACGAGCCGCGGCGCAAGGGACATTACCGCGGTGGAGTTAAATCCGGTGCTGGCGGATATCGCCTGCCGCAATGTCGTGGGGAACGGCCGCGCGGCGCAAATTAAAGTGCGCGAAGCGGATTATCGCCGCCATCGGGAATTATTTCCCGCCAACAGCGCCGATCTCGTCATTTGCAATCCGCCGTATCGCGCGCTCGGTGGCGGCGATCGCTCGCAATTGACGGGGGTTGCCGCGGCGCGACATGAAACGACGGCTACGAAACAGGATGTCATCGCGGCAGCCGCGTACTTACTGCGTTACGGCGGGCGGTTCGCGCTCGTGCAGCGCGCCGATCGAACGGCGGAATGGTGCGCGGCCTTGGAAGCGGCGAAACTTGCCGTTAAACGCTTGCAGTTTGTGCACAGTCGGCAGGGTTTGCCGGCGAAGTTGGTGCTGCTGGAAGCGCGCATGAACGGCCGCGCCGACTGTACCGTTTTGCCGCCGCTTTTTGTGCATGATGATCACGGCGACTATACGCCGGATATTTTACGTTTATACGGAAAGGAAGTTGCCGATTGA
- the rsmI gene encoding 16S rRNA (cytidine(1402)-2'-O)-methyltransferase — MKGTLYLVPTPIGNLQDMTYRAVATLRDVALIACEDTRHTRLLCRHYEITTPLFSYHEHNKDTAGPKLIERLLAGEDIAQVSDAGMPAIADPGSDLVERAVAAGITIVPLPGANAALTALIASGLDTKTFRFIGFLPRTKAKREALLATLTDEPATLLFYEAPHRLGETLAVLQATLGDRPAVIARELTKKFETFYRGSLAQLREHADMKAPRGEFVIMIAGAEPAEKEAPAKESWPRAVAELVAQGIKYSVACKIVAEQAGVSRREVYSHCLSLQKEAH; from the coding sequence TTGAAAGGTACATTATATTTAGTGCCGACACCTATCGGCAACTTGCAGGATATGACGTATCGCGCCGTCGCGACGTTGCGGGACGTGGCGTTGATCGCGTGCGAAGACACCCGTCATACCCGACTTTTATGCCGCCATTATGAAATCACGACGCCGCTTTTTTCTTACCATGAGCACAATAAAGACACCGCCGGTCCGAAACTGATCGAACGTTTGTTGGCGGGCGAAGACATCGCGCAGGTGAGTGACGCCGGCATGCCGGCGATCGCCGATCCCGGGAGCGACTTGGTGGAGCGGGCGGTGGCGGCCGGTATTACGATCGTGCCGCTGCCCGGCGCGAATGCCGCGTTGACGGCGTTGATCGCCTCCGGCTTAGATACGAAAACGTTTCGCTTCATCGGCTTTTTGCCGCGCACGAAAGCGAAACGCGAGGCGTTGTTGGCGACGCTTACGGATGAACCCGCCACGTTGCTCTTTTATGAAGCGCCGCATCGGTTGGGAGAAACGCTCGCCGTTTTGCAAGCGACGCTGGGCGATCGTCCGGCGGTCATCGCGCGCGAACTTACGAAAAAATTTGAAACCTTTTATCGCGGGTCGCTGGCGCAACTCAGGGAGCACGCGGATATGAAAGCGCCGCGCGGCGAATTCGTTATCATGATCGCCGGTGCGGAGCCTGCGGAAAAAGAAGCGCCGGCGAAAGAATCCTGGCCCCGTGCGGTTGCCGAATTGGTGGCGCAAGGTATAAAATACAGCGTGGCGTGTAAAATCGTCGCGGAGCAGGCGGGCGTTTCCCGCCGTGAAGTATATTCTCATTGTTTATCTTTACAGAAAGAGGCTCATTAA
- the metG gene encoding methionine--tRNA ligase — MEQAHKKPTFYITTPIYYPSAQLHIGHTYCTTLADVLARYHRLKGEDVFFLTGSDEHGQKIQRKAEEAGVTPQAYVDHIVAGFQKLWKKLNITNDDFVRTTEQRHAEVVQALFQKAYDKGDIYKSQYEGWYCTPDETFWPENKLGPDHTCPDCGRPVELVKEESYFFRMSNYADRWLQFIEENPDFIQPASRRNEMIEFVKSGLEDLSVSRSSFDWGIPVPFDHKHVVYVWFDALVNYLTGIGYLDAPEKFEHYWPADLHLVGKEIVRFHAIIWPIMLMSLGLPLPKKVYGHGWLIVDGVKMSKSIGNVVDPMPLLDEFGADAIRYFLTTDISLGQDGNFSRERLIKKTNSDLANDLGNLLHRTLTMVEKYRDGVVTATDAPLGAVVADANAALTKLARETVASYTRDMDKLAMNDAFKAVWVYVRALNKYIDTTEPWKLSKGTAPADLDSVLYHLVDGLRTVAILVAPLIPQAAENMWAQLGLTDFAAARLDGAAPETYPSGTTVHKTQPLFPRHELDTVTEEKKLTEETKPTQAAVTKAQTETAAKDGKQTAAEEKPQITIDDFAKLDLRVAEVLACEKVEKADKLLHLTVTLGDEERSIVSGIAQHYQPEELVGKHVIVVTNLKPVKLRGVLSQGMILAGSKDGALHAPFLPDLPAGSRVK; from the coding sequence ATGGAACAAGCCCATAAGAAACCGACTTTTTATATAACGACGCCGATTTACTATCCGAGCGCGCAATTGCATATCGGTCACACCTACTGCACAACGCTCGCCGACGTCTTGGCGCGGTACCACCGTTTGAAAGGCGAGGATGTGTTTTTCCTGACGGGTTCGGATGAACACGGTCAAAAAATTCAACGCAAAGCCGAAGAAGCGGGCGTCACGCCGCAAGCCTACGTCGATCATATCGTGGCCGGTTTCCAGAAGCTGTGGAAAAAACTGAATATTACCAATGATGATTTTGTCCGCACGACGGAACAACGCCATGCGGAAGTGGTGCAGGCGCTGTTCCAAAAAGCCTACGACAAAGGCGATATTTATAAATCGCAGTACGAAGGCTGGTATTGCACGCCCGATGAAACGTTTTGGCCGGAAAATAAATTAGGTCCGGATCATACCTGTCCCGATTGCGGCCGTCCTGTCGAACTCGTCAAGGAGGAAAGCTATTTCTTCCGAATGAGCAATTACGCGGATCGCTGGTTGCAATTCATTGAAGAAAATCCGGATTTCATTCAGCCGGCGTCGCGCCGCAATGAAATGATTGAATTCGTGAAAAGCGGTCTGGAAGATTTGAGCGTGTCGCGTTCGAGTTTCGATTGGGGCATTCCCGTACCCTTTGACCATAAGCATGTCGTTTACGTATGGTTTGACGCGCTCGTCAACTATTTGACCGGTATCGGCTACCTCGACGCGCCGGAAAAATTCGAGCATTATTGGCCGGCGGATCTGCACCTGGTCGGTAAAGAAATCGTGCGTTTCCACGCCATTATCTGGCCGATCATGCTGATGAGCCTCGGCCTGCCCTTGCCGAAAAAAGTGTACGGCCACGGCTGGCTGATCGTCGATGGTGTGAAGATGAGCAAAAGCATCGGCAACGTTGTCGATCCGATGCCGCTGTTGGACGAATTCGGAGCGGACGCGATTCGCTACTTCCTCACCACCGATATCTCGCTCGGTCAGGACGGCAATTTCAGTCGCGAACGTTTGATCAAAAAAACGAATTCGGATTTGGCGAATGATCTCGGCAACCTCTTGCACCGTACGCTGACAATGGTCGAAAAATATCGTGACGGCGTTGTCACGGCGACTGACGCGCCGCTTGGCGCCGTAGTCGCTGACGCCAACGCGGCGTTGACGAAACTGGCGCGGGAAACGGTCGCAAGCTATACGCGGGACATGGATAAGCTCGCGATGAATGACGCCTTTAAGGCGGTTTGGGTATATGTCCGCGCGTTAAATAAATACATTGACACGACAGAACCTTGGAAATTAAGCAAAGGAACGGCGCCGGCCGACTTGGACAGCGTTCTTTACCACCTTGTCGACGGTTTGCGCACGGTCGCCATTTTGGTAGCGCCGCTGATTCCGCAGGCGGCGGAAAACATGTGGGCGCAACTGGGCTTGACGGATTTCGCCGCGGCGCGTCTTGACGGAGCGGCGCCGGAAACCTATCCGAGCGGCACGACCGTGCATAAAACGCAACCCTTATTCCCGCGCCATGAATTAGACACTGTTACGGAGGAGAAGAAATTGACGGAAGAAACGAAACCGACGCAAGCGGCTGTGACGAAAGCGCAGACGGAAACTGCCGCCAAAGACGGCAAGCAAACGGCCGCGGAAGAAAAACCGCAGATCACGATTGACGATTTCGCGAAATTGGATTTGCGCGTCGCGGAAGTACTCGCTTGCGAAAAAGTGGAGAAAGCGGATAAATTACTGCATTTGACGGTGACCTTGGGCGATGAGGAACGCAGCATCGTGAGCGGCATCGCGCAGCATTATCAGCCGGAAGAATTGGTCGGCAAACATGTGATTGTGGTGACCAATTTGAAACCGGTCAAATTGCGCGGCGTATTGTCGCAAGGCATGATTTTAGCCGGTTCGAAAGACGGCGCGCTGCATGCTCCTTTCCTGCCGGATCTGCCGGCCGGGAGTCGGGTGAAATAA
- a CDS encoding TatD family hydrolase, with the protein MLFDTHAHLYDEKFQYDREEMIAEVLKTVEHVVIPGEDRETGAQALALAEKYPAFYCAVGVHPHLAAAMTEEDFAQIKTWAQTEKKVVAIGEIGLDYYYDNSPRDIQQEVFRRFVKLGIELDLPIIIHDRDAHGDTLRILQEEAHPRLRGILHCYSGSYEMAAELLKLGFYISFSGTVVFPKSTKLKDVARRLPLDRLLIETDSPYLTPPPFRGRRNDPTRVYYVAEELARLHDMPVEKMIETTSRNAKTIYRIND; encoded by the coding sequence ATGCTGTTCGATACGCATGCCCATCTTTACGATGAAAAATTTCAGTACGATCGCGAGGAAATGATCGCCGAAGTATTGAAAACGGTCGAGCATGTGGTCATTCCCGGCGAAGACAGGGAAACCGGCGCGCAAGCGTTGGCGCTGGCGGAAAAATACCCCGCGTTTTATTGCGCGGTAGGCGTGCATCCGCACTTGGCCGCGGCGATGACGGAAGAAGATTTCGCGCAAATCAAAACATGGGCGCAAACGGAGAAAAAAGTAGTCGCCATCGGTGAGATCGGTCTCGATTACTACTACGACAACAGCCCGCGGGATATTCAGCAGGAGGTTTTTCGCCGCTTTGTGAAATTGGGAATCGAGCTGGACTTGCCGATCATCATTCACGATCGCGACGCGCACGGCGACACCCTGCGGATTTTGCAGGAAGAGGCGCATCCTCGCCTGCGCGGCATTTTGCACTGCTACAGCGGCAGTTATGAAATGGCCGCCGAATTATTGAAATTGGGCTTTTACATTTCCTTTTCCGGTACCGTAGTGTTCCCGAAAAGCACGAAATTAAAAGATGTGGCGCGGCGTCTGCCGCTTGATCGTCTGTTGATCGAAACGGACAGTCCCTACCTCACGCCGCCGCCGTTCCGCGGTCGGCGCAACGATCCGACGCGCGTGTACTACGTCGCGGAAGAACTCGCCCGCTTGCACGACATGCCGGTCGAAAAAATGATCGAAACTACTTCCCGCAACGCGAAAACGATTTACCGCATCAACGATTAA
- a CDS encoding ABC transporter substrate-binding protein: protein MMEKNRLKKVAWVGLAGIVLCGALAGCGATVEHKQSGTPYSVGLVQIVQHPALDEAARGIADGMTQAGLKEGADYTLESQNAQGDQSNLDTIVRHFLFSKKQLIYAVATPAAQAVANATHEIPVVATAVTDFAAAGLVKDESRPQTNVTGTSDRTDLKAQLDLMRKLTPQVKTLGVIYNAGEVNSELQVKALEPAAQALGMTVKKFTVASVNDIPQTAYQMTGEVDAVYVPTDNVVASALLALIAVTNEKNIPVYGAEIAHVKNGALASVSVDYYKLGLRAGMMGAQILKGEAKPETMPIETQTELVPVLNRAQAELLGITVPTDIGFTEV from the coding sequence ATGATGGAGAAAAACCGTCTCAAAAAAGTAGCGTGGGTAGGATTGGCAGGCATAGTATTGTGCGGCGCGCTCGCAGGATGTGGAGCGACCGTCGAACATAAACAAAGCGGTACACCGTATTCGGTCGGATTGGTGCAGATTGTGCAGCATCCGGCGCTCGATGAAGCGGCTCGCGGCATTGCTGACGGCATGACGCAGGCGGGGCTGAAAGAGGGCGCTGATTATACGCTGGAGAGCCAAAACGCTCAAGGCGATCAGTCTAACTTGGATACGATTGTGCGGCATTTTTTATTTAGCAAAAAACAATTGATTTACGCGGTGGCTACGCCGGCGGCGCAAGCGGTAGCGAACGCCACGCATGAAATACCGGTGGTGGCGACGGCGGTGACGGATTTCGCGGCGGCGGGACTTGTCAAAGACGAGTCGCGACCGCAAACGAATGTGACCGGCACCAGCGACCGCACCGATTTGAAAGCGCAATTGGATTTGATGCGGAAATTGACGCCGCAGGTTAAAACATTGGGCGTCATCTATAACGCGGGCGAGGTCAACTCCGAACTGCAAGTGAAAGCATTGGAGCCGGCGGCGCAAGCGCTGGGCATGACCGTGAAAAAATTTACGGTGGCGTCGGTGAACGACATCCCGCAGACCGCGTACCAAATGACGGGCGAAGTCGACGCGGTATACGTGCCGACGGATAATGTGGTGGCGTCCGCGTTACTGGCGTTGATCGCGGTGACGAACGAAAAGAACATACCCGTTTACGGCGCCGAGATCGCGCACGTGAAAAACGGCGCGTTGGCGTCGGTTTCCGTAGATTACTACAAGCTCGGCTTACGGGCGGGCATGATGGGCGCGCAGATCCTCAAAGGCGAAGCGAAACCGGAAACCATGCCGATTGAAACGCAAACGGAACTCGTTCCCGTGCTGAACCGCGCGCAGGCGGAATTATTGGGTATTACCGTGCCGACGGATATCGGTTTTACGGAAGTATAG
- a CDS encoding ABC transporter permease, whose translation MSLLVATLAQGLIWSLLALGVFLTFRVLDIADLSVEGTFPLGAAVAAMWIAGGGSPWTALLLSLAAGAAAGTVTALLHTKLKIPALLAGILTMIALYSVNLHIMGKANISLLRARTVFTDLAGGFAPPMWTPFLVGLSLAVGFGLLLYWFFGTELGTAIRATGNNPRMIRALGVNTDGMIVLGMLLSNALVALCGAFVAQSQGFADVGMGIGTIVIGLAAVIIGEVLFGRSSFKNSLCSVVLGSIMYRIVIAVVLYMGMPPNDLKLFTAVLVALALALPLVQKQWSAGKRGA comes from the coding sequence TTGAGTTTACTCGTAGCCACTTTAGCGCAGGGATTGATTTGGTCGCTCCTGGCGCTCGGCGTATTTTTGACATTTCGGGTATTGGACATCGCCGACCTTTCCGTGGAGGGCACCTTTCCTCTCGGCGCGGCGGTCGCGGCGATGTGGATCGCGGGCGGCGGCTCTCCCTGGACGGCGCTGCTCTTGTCACTCGCGGCGGGCGCCGCGGCGGGCACGGTTACCGCGCTCTTGCATACGAAGCTGAAAATCCCCGCGCTCTTGGCCGGTATTTTAACGATGATCGCGCTTTACTCCGTGAATTTGCATATCATGGGGAAAGCGAATATTTCTTTATTGCGCGCGCGCACGGTGTTTACCGATTTAGCCGGCGGCTTCGCGCCGCCGATGTGGACGCCCTTTCTGGTCGGACTCTCGTTGGCCGTCGGTTTCGGCTTGCTGCTGTATTGGTTTTTCGGCACCGAACTCGGCACGGCGATTCGCGCGACGGGCAATAATCCGCGCATGATTCGCGCGCTCGGCGTCAATACGGACGGCATGATCGTGTTGGGCATGCTGTTGAGCAACGCGCTGGTCGCGCTCTGCGGCGCTTTCGTCGCGCAGAGTCAGGGATTCGCCGACGTCGGCATGGGCATCGGCACCATCGTGATCGGTCTGGCGGCCGTCATCATCGGCGAAGTGCTCTTCGGCCGGTCCAGTTTTAAAAACAGTCTTTGCTCCGTTGTTTTGGGTTCGATTATGTATCGCATCGTGATCGCGGTCGTCTTGTACATGGGCATGCCGCCGAACGATTTGAAACTGTTTACCGCTGTTTTGGTGGCGTTGGCGTTGGCCTTGCCGTTGGTGCAAAAACAATGGTCGGCCGGGAAGCGAGGTGCCTGA